The genomic segment ATTTAGTCTGTATATTATTCTTTTTGTTTTCTCCTGAATATCATTTTGTGTTGCTAAAAAGAACAAAAAGAAGGCTTGATACATTTGGTAGCGAACTCCCGTTTCAAAACTAATCAATTGTTCTGGGGTCAATACTTTTTTCAAAGCGTGAGCGCCAAATGCTCCTAAAATAATCGCTATCATTCCTAAAAGTGCTCCTGTAGCTACGATTTTCTTATTCATTTTTTCTTTTTTATACAAAAGTATTCTTTATTAGATTATTCTAAAAGGCTTTTTTAGGG from the Flavobacterium ammonificans genome contains:
- a CDS encoding DUF423 domain-containing protein; translation: MNKKIVATGALLGMIAIILGAFGAHALKKVLTPEQLISFETGVRYQMYQAFFLFFLATQNDIQEKTKRIIYRLNLFGIVYFSGSIYLLSTTRITGIDFKPIGFITPIGGLLLIVAWGILGYSILKTRK